In Massilia violaceinigra, one DNA window encodes the following:
- a CDS encoding site-specific integrase — protein MSDDVIPVSAAPASAIAPLRNAVTPLDAELSAQHRAFLAAATSENTRRTYRSAIKHYLSWGGVLPADEPTMIRYLLAFAASLNPRTLALRLTALSQWHVHQGFADPASTPTVRKTLAGITRTNGKPKKKAKALPVEDLERIVAQLANLATLKAARDNALLQIGFFGGLRRSELVAIDVSHIGLQAEGMTITLPRSKTDQMGEGIVKAIPYGDGACCPATALRNWLDAAGIASGPLFRPISKWGEVSAAALHEGSVNTILEQCARLAGLDYVPDLSSHSLRRGMATSAHRAGANFRDIKRQGGWRHDGTVQGYIEEAGRFEDNAAGTLLRSSQRQDPPQARRAGKHDREK, from the coding sequence ATGTCTGATGATGTCATTCCCGTCTCTGCAGCGCCCGCAAGTGCTATAGCACCGCTGCGTAACGCCGTTACGCCCCTCGATGCGGAACTGAGTGCGCAGCACCGCGCCTTCCTCGCCGCCGCCACCTCGGAAAACACGCGCCGCACTTACCGCTCGGCCATCAAGCATTACCTTTCGTGGGGCGGCGTGCTGCCTGCCGACGAGCCAACGATGATCCGCTACCTGCTGGCGTTCGCGGCCTCGCTCAATCCGCGCACGCTCGCGCTGCGCCTGACCGCGCTGTCGCAGTGGCACGTGCACCAGGGCTTTGCCGACCCCGCGTCCACGCCCACCGTCCGCAAAACCCTGGCCGGCATCACGCGCACCAATGGCAAGCCAAAGAAGAAGGCCAAGGCCCTCCCGGTGGAAGACCTGGAGCGCATCGTCGCGCAACTCGCCAACCTGGCCACGCTGAAAGCCGCGCGCGACAACGCCCTGCTGCAGATCGGATTTTTCGGAGGATTACGCCGCAGCGAGCTCGTGGCCATCGACGTGAGCCACATCGGCCTGCAAGCGGAAGGGATGACCATCACCCTGCCGCGCTCGAAGACCGACCAGATGGGGGAGGGCATCGTCAAGGCGATTCCCTACGGTGACGGCGCCTGCTGCCCGGCGACGGCGCTGCGCAACTGGCTCGATGCGGCCGGCATCGCCAGCGGCCCGCTGTTTCGCCCGATCAGCAAATGGGGCGAGGTGTCCGCGGCCGCACTTCACGAAGGCAGCGTCAACACCATCCTCGAACAATGTGCGCGGCTTGCCGGACTGGACTACGTTCCCGACCTCTCCAGCCATAGCCTGCGGCGCGGCATGGCCACCAGCGCGCACCGCGCCGGCGCCAACTTTCGCGACATCAAACGCCAGGGCGGCTGGCGCCACGACGGCACCGTGCAAGGCTATATAGAAGAAGCCGGCCGTTTCGAGGACAACGCCGCCGGTACCTTGCTCAGGTCAAGTCAGCGGCAGGACCCGCCACAAGCGCGTCGTGCCGGCAAACACGACCGCGAGAAATGA
- a CDS encoding di-heme-cytochrome C peroxidase, with translation MVRRSLKHWLLAIVLVLLLVIVVPPLALSLFRHQQASDADPGRGAATVAHDVFGDSFTKVTYLEQNWQPQDSLWFYTTTQGSNLLPYDFFMALEQPGSTPLAAAPPFRANEHMNRLRYLPQRATASNPDALPVGFVKDGYLNKNYLGVTCAACHTAQINYRGLGMRIDGGPGGADMVGFLTSLTTAMQTVRDDAAVRERFVKAVLARGEYASADDIVKDVGVYTQRLVSYNTINHSATDYGYARLDAFGRIYNRTLQHLLNRSQLEAVLRNIFTPEQVAEALAGIGNTLSSAQRDQVIARVARTPRDIAWLKRELFIKADAPVSYPFLWDVPQHDVVQWNGIGNNAGLGPLGRNAGEVIGVFGTLDWHEADTYSLSSLLAGQGFKQSTIRFDSSVNVENLRLIESRLASLQSPQWPRSVFGAASIDAARVLRGERLFNNHCASCHASIDRSSPERRIVAYMSKVEEVGTDPTMADNSVKYLGYSGILRNQYVGAGVGSILLDKKAPIAALLTKATTSVLETRDPDKSFVQRWAEWLRNMAKAFFGNEIKASNKQGNYTIDTTVAPYASLRAYKGRALNGIWATAPYLHNGSVPTLYDLLLPAQCPAEDKQAECRPVKFQVGSREFDPVKVGMRSQGYDGFTFDTRLPGNSNAGHEYGMVAVTKGDKTVPPLTREDRLDLLDYLKAQ, from the coding sequence ATGGTTCGCCGCTCCTTGAAGCACTGGCTACTCGCCATCGTGCTCGTCCTGCTCCTGGTAATCGTCGTGCCGCCGCTGGCACTGTCGCTGTTCCGCCACCAGCAGGCATCGGACGCCGACCCTGGACGGGGCGCCGCCACCGTCGCCCATGACGTGTTCGGCGACAGTTTCACCAAGGTGACTTACCTCGAACAAAACTGGCAGCCGCAGGACAGCCTGTGGTTCTACACCACGACGCAGGGCTCGAACCTGCTGCCTTACGACTTCTTCATGGCGCTCGAACAGCCGGGCTCAACGCCCCTGGCTGCAGCGCCCCCGTTCCGGGCCAATGAGCACATGAACCGCTTGCGCTACCTGCCGCAACGGGCAACGGCATCCAATCCGGACGCGCTGCCGGTCGGCTTCGTCAAGGACGGCTATCTCAACAAGAACTACCTGGGCGTGACCTGCGCCGCCTGCCACACAGCGCAGATCAACTACCGCGGACTGGGCATGCGCATCGACGGCGGACCGGGCGGCGCCGATATGGTCGGCTTCCTCACCTCCCTCACCACGGCGATGCAGACGGTGCGCGACGATGCGGCGGTCCGGGAGCGCTTCGTCAAGGCGGTGCTGGCGCGCGGCGAGTATGCCAGCGCCGACGACATCGTCAAGGACGTCGGGGTCTACACCCAGCGCCTGGTCAGCTACAACACCATCAACCACAGCGCCACCGACTATGGTTACGCGCGCCTGGACGCATTTGGCCGCATCTACAACCGTACCCTGCAACACTTGCTCAACCGAAGCCAGCTTGAAGCCGTGCTGCGCAACATTTTCACGCCGGAGCAGGTTGCCGAGGCCCTGGCCGGGATCGGGAACACCCTCAGCTCGGCCCAGCGCGACCAGGTCATCGCACGGGTCGCCAGGACGCCCCGCGACATCGCCTGGCTCAAGCGCGAACTGTTCATCAAGGCCGACGCGCCCGTCAGCTATCCCTTCTTGTGGGACGTGCCCCAGCACGACGTGGTCCAGTGGAATGGGATCGGCAACAATGCCGGCCTGGGACCGCTGGGCCGCAACGCCGGCGAAGTGATCGGCGTGTTCGGCACGCTCGACTGGCACGAAGCGGATACCTATTCGCTGTCTTCGCTGCTGGCCGGCCAGGGTTTCAAACAGAGCACGATCCGCTTCGACTCCTCCGTCAACGTGGAGAACTTGCGCCTGATTGAGAGCCGTCTGGCTTCGCTGCAGTCCCCCCAATGGCCACGCAGCGTGTTCGGCGCCGCCTCGATCGACGCAGCGCGGGTGCTGCGCGGCGAGCGCCTGTTTAATAACCACTGCGCCAGCTGCCACGCCAGCATCGATCGCAGCTCGCCCGAGCGGCGCATCGTCGCCTACATGTCGAAGGTCGAGGAAGTGGGCACCGATCCCACCATGGCTGACAACAGCGTCAAGTACCTGGGCTACTCCGGCATTTTGCGCAACCAATACGTCGGCGCGGGCGTGGGCAGCATCCTGCTCGACAAAAAGGCGCCGATCGCCGCTTTGCTCACCAAAGCCACCACCAGCGTGCTGGAAACGCGCGATCCCGACAAGTCGTTCGTGCAGCGCTGGGCCGAATGGCTGCGCAACATGGCCAAAGCCTTCTTCGGCAACGAGATCAAGGCGTCAAACAAGCAGGGCAACTACACGATCGACACCACCGTCGCCCCCTACGCGTCCTTGCGTGCCTACAAGGGGCGGGCGCTGAACGGCATCTGGGCCACGGCGCCCTATCTGCACAACGGCTCGGTGCCGACATTGTACGACCTGCTGCTGCCGGCGCAGTGTCCGGCCGAGGACAAGCAGGCCGAATGCCGGCCCGTCAAATTTCAGGTCGGCTCACGCGAATTCGATCCCGTCAAGGTGGGAATGCGAAGCCAAGGCTACGACGGCTTCACGTTCGACACCCGGCTGCCAGGCAACAGCAACGCCGGCCACGAATACGGCATGGTCGCCGTCACGAAAGGCGATAAAACCGTGCCGCCGCTGACCAGGGAAGATCGACTCGACCTGCTCGACTACCTGAAAGCGCAGTAA
- a CDS encoding TerD family protein, translating to MAISLTKGGNVNLSKEAPGLTKMVIGLGWDARSTSGVEFDLDGSVFLLKADGKVRTDTDMIFYNNLKSVDGSVTHSGDNRTGAGDGDDESITVELSRVPADIEKISVCVTIHDAAVRKQNFGMVSNAFIRCINAADNAEIARFDLSEDGSTEAAMIFGEVYRHAGDWKFRAVGQGFTGGLGPLASSFGVNV from the coding sequence ATGGCAATTAGTCTGACCAAGGGTGGCAACGTCAACCTGAGCAAGGAAGCGCCCGGCCTGACGAAAATGGTAATCGGTCTGGGCTGGGATGCCCGGTCCACCAGCGGCGTCGAGTTCGACCTCGACGGATCGGTGTTCTTGTTGAAGGCCGACGGTAAAGTCCGCACCGACACCGACATGATTTTTTATAACAACCTCAAGTCCGTCGATGGCAGCGTGACGCACTCCGGCGACAACCGCACCGGTGCGGGCGATGGCGACGACGAAAGCATCACCGTCGAACTGAGCCGTGTACCTGCCGACATCGAAAAGATTTCGGTGTGCGTCACCATCCACGACGCCGCCGTGCGCAAGCAGAACTTCGGCATGGTATCGAATGCATTCATTCGCTGTATCAATGCCGCCGACAACGCGGAAATCGCGCGTTTCGATTTGTCCGAAGACGGCTCGACCGAAGCGGCCATGATTTTCGGCGAAGTCTACCGCCATGCCGGCGACTGGAAATTTCGCGCGGTCGGCCAGGGCTTCACCGGCGGCCTGGGTCCTCTGGCATCCTCGTTCGGCGTCAACGTTTAA
- a CDS encoding adenylosuccinate synthetase — protein MSSTRLVSLLGLGFGDCGKGLFTDYLCRHWGAHTVVRFNGGAQAGHNVVLPDGRHHTFAQFGAGSFVPGVVTLLAYPVIVHPTALLVEDAYLRRAGVDDALARILIDGRCRVTTPFHQAAGRMRELRRGKAAHGSCGVGVGETAGHGIDHPEQIVHYADLMQPAVALAKLELMRRTLRAAFGQRCAEPANQNAYDAELAVLDDANMATRWLERVAELVRQVPPAAHARVAERLHLPGCVLFEGAQGVLLDEWRGFHPHTTWSSIHPASVQAVATDAGQHARIEHLGILRSYMTRHGNGPLPTHDARLDHLPEPHNASDGWQGRFRRGHPDALLLRYALQVAGPLDGLLVSHLDVFGRERALRWCTAYDADAVDDALCVRDPHSGRISAILPGARRDLAHQERLGHLLARATPRYADERVADAGSFVAQLEALSGLPVLLGSYGPTHETVRQHRYAAEAYRRSDSAVPRQCGGDCSSA, from the coding sequence ATGTCTTCGACCCGTCTGGTGTCCCTGCTGGGGCTTGGCTTTGGCGATTGCGGCAAGGGCCTGTTCACCGATTATCTGTGCCGGCACTGGGGCGCGCATACGGTGGTGCGTTTCAACGGCGGCGCCCAGGCCGGCCACAATGTGGTGCTGCCCGACGGCCGGCATCACACCTTCGCGCAGTTCGGCGCGGGCAGCTTCGTGCCGGGCGTGGTCACCTTGCTGGCCTACCCGGTCATCGTGCATCCGACCGCGCTGCTGGTGGAAGACGCGTACCTGCGCCGTGCCGGGGTGGATGACGCCCTTGCGCGCATCCTGATCGATGGCCGCTGCCGTGTCACCACGCCGTTTCACCAGGCGGCGGGACGCATGCGCGAACTGCGGCGCGGGAAGGCGGCGCACGGCAGCTGCGGGGTCGGCGTGGGCGAGACGGCCGGCCATGGCATCGATCATCCGGAGCAGATTGTGCATTACGCGGACCTGATGCAGCCGGCAGTGGCGCTGGCGAAGCTGGAACTGATGCGCCGCACGCTACGCGCCGCATTCGGGCAGCGTTGCGCCGAGCCGGCCAACCAGAATGCATACGACGCCGAACTGGCGGTACTGGATGACGCAAATATGGCCACGCGCTGGCTCGAGCGCGTGGCGGAGCTGGTGCGCCAAGTGCCACCGGCCGCGCATGCGCGGGTGGCGGAGCGGCTGCACCTGCCCGGCTGCGTGCTGTTCGAGGGTGCGCAGGGCGTGCTGCTCGACGAATGGCGCGGTTTTCACCCGCATACGACGTGGAGCAGCATTCATCCGGCGTCGGTGCAGGCGGTGGCCACGGACGCCGGCCAGCACGCGCGCATCGAACACCTGGGCATCCTGCGTTCGTACATGACGCGCCACGGCAACGGGCCGCTGCCGACGCACGATGCGCGGCTCGACCACTTGCCCGAGCCGCACAATGCGTCCGATGGCTGGCAAGGGCGCTTCCGGCGCGGCCATCCTGATGCACTGCTGCTGCGCTACGCGTTGCAGGTGGCGGGACCGCTCGACGGCCTGCTGGTCAGTCACCTCGATGTATTCGGGCGCGAACGCGCCCTGCGCTGGTGCACCGCCTATGACGCCGATGCGGTGGACGATGCTTTATGCGTGCGCGATCCGCATTCGGGTCGGATCAGTGCGATCCTGCCCGGCGCCCGACGCGATCTGGCGCATCAGGAGCGGCTGGGACACTTGCTTGCGCGCGCCACCCCGCGCTATGCGGACGAGCGCGTGGCCGACGCCGGGTCGTTCGTGGCGCAGCTCGAAGCGCTGTCGGGTTTGCCGGTCCTGTTGGGTTCGTATGGACCAACTCATGAGACGGTCAGGCAGCACCGCTACGCCGCTGAGGCATATCGGCGTAGCGACAGTGCCGTCCCCCGCCAGTGCGGGGGTGACTGCTCATCCGCTTAA
- a CDS encoding lipopolysaccharide kinase InaA family protein translates to MTPLTLLCPQCGSPLPRQALWRIVTCTYCGADVTRSEDLVRAADFREAYLRSRAGDSDADIACGGQRYKTIAHLGAGGSATLALAERSGAMPRRVVLKIAHAGAPSGQLAREKAILDQLQDDGVPGAAYFTQRLPQAVAVGSSASADGQQREVLVLRHPTGFWGSLADVRLAYGRAIDARHAVWMWRRVLEVLAYVHAGGWSHGRLVPEHLLVHPADHGVLIIGWSGARRSRHDGGAAQGRDLMQLAWAMRAMLADAPGEPAISRATPPPLARLLERASLDAAWCAALGAEGMRQAVGSAAKDAFGPARFIDFSPTPSA, encoded by the coding sequence ATGACTCCGCTCACCCTACTCTGTCCGCAGTGCGGCAGCCCGCTGCCCCGGCAGGCGCTGTGGCGCATCGTCACCTGCACGTATTGCGGGGCGGACGTGACGCGCAGCGAAGACCTGGTCCGCGCCGCCGATTTTCGTGAGGCGTACCTGCGCTCGCGGGCCGGCGACAGCGACGCCGACATCGCCTGCGGGGGCCAGCGCTACAAGACCATCGCCCACCTGGGTGCCGGCGGCAGCGCCACACTGGCGCTGGCCGAGCGTAGCGGCGCCATGCCACGGCGCGTGGTGCTGAAAATCGCCCACGCCGGTGCGCCCTCCGGCCAGCTGGCGCGCGAAAAGGCGATTCTCGACCAGTTGCAGGACGACGGCGTGCCCGGCGCCGCCTATTTCACCCAGCGCCTGCCGCAGGCAGTCGCCGTGGGCAGCAGCGCCAGCGCGGACGGCCAGCAGCGCGAGGTACTGGTGCTGCGCCACCCCACGGGATTCTGGGGCAGCCTGGCCGACGTGCGGCTTGCGTATGGACGCGCGATCGACGCGCGCCACGCCGTGTGGATGTGGCGCCGCGTGCTTGAAGTGCTGGCCTACGTCCACGCCGGCGGCTGGAGCCACGGCCGCCTGGTGCCCGAACACCTGCTGGTGCATCCGGCCGACCACGGCGTGCTGATTATCGGCTGGTCCGGCGCGCGCCGCAGCCGGCACGATGGCGGAGCCGCCCAGGGGCGCGACCTGATGCAGCTGGCCTGGGCGATGCGCGCCATGCTGGCGGATGCACCCGGCGAGCCCGCCATCTCGCGCGCCACGCCGCCACCGCTGGCACGCCTGCTGGAACGTGCCAGCCTCGATGCCGCATGGTGCGCGGCGCTGGGCGCGGAAGGCATGCGCCAGGCGGTCGGCAGCGCAGCGAAAGACGCTTTCGGTCCGGCCAGATTCATCGACTTCAGTCCCACCCCATCAGCCTAG
- a CDS encoding SPFH domain-containing protein produces the protein MAIIDRVKWDGRASQLAWKYPSQELSTMTQLIVNASQVAFVVRDGVYEGPFGAGRHTLSTGNMPLLRKLVGLPFGGQSPFSAEVWFVNLATTLDVRWGTPDPIQLQDPKFGIMVPVRAFGQYAIEVADPKLFLMKLVGTARSMDAATLADYFRAMNTTRIKTAIAGAISASGVSVLEISTRLDSLSATIGEALAGETAQYGVALTQFSIESINVPETDSAVQKLKAALARRAEMNIIGFDYQEERRFDVLHAAARNEGSAGTVLGAGMGFALGGTLGASVGRMAGAIAPDAPAQRMALLRDLAALREQNILTDAEFDAEKKRILA, from the coding sequence ATGGCCATTATCGACAGGGTGAAGTGGGACGGCAGAGCGAGCCAGCTGGCATGGAAATACCCCTCGCAGGAGCTTTCGACGATGACGCAGCTGATCGTCAACGCGTCGCAGGTCGCCTTCGTGGTGCGCGACGGCGTGTACGAAGGCCCGTTCGGCGCCGGCCGCCACACGCTTTCCACCGGCAACATGCCCTTGCTGCGCAAGCTGGTGGGCCTGCCGTTCGGCGGCCAGTCGCCGTTTTCTGCCGAAGTCTGGTTCGTGAACCTGGCCACCACGCTCGACGTACGCTGGGGCACGCCGGACCCGATCCAGCTGCAGGACCCGAAATTCGGCATCATGGTGCCGGTGCGCGCCTTCGGCCAGTACGCCATCGAGGTGGCCGATCCCAAGCTGTTTTTGATGAAACTGGTCGGCACCGCGCGCAGCATGGATGCGGCCACCCTGGCCGACTATTTCCGCGCCATGAACACCACGCGTATCAAAACCGCGATTGCCGGTGCGATCAGCGCCAGCGGCGTATCGGTGCTGGAGATTTCGACCCGGCTCGATTCCTTGTCCGCCACGATCGGCGAGGCGCTGGCCGGCGAGACCGCCCAGTACGGCGTGGCGCTGACCCAGTTCAGCATCGAATCGATCAACGTGCCCGAGACCGACAGCGCCGTCCAGAAGCTCAAGGCGGCCCTGGCGCGGCGCGCCGAAATGAACATCATCGGCTTCGACTACCAGGAAGAACGCCGTTTCGACGTGCTGCATGCGGCCGCCCGCAACGAAGGCAGCGCCGGCACGGTGCTCGGCGCCGGCATGGGCTTCGCCCTGGGCGGCACGCTAGGCGCGAGCGTCGGCCGGATGGCGGGAGCGATCGCGCCCGACGCGCCGGCCCAGCGCATGGCACTGCTGCGCGACCTGGCGGCGCTGCGCGAGCAGAACATTCTGACCGACGCCGAATTCGACGCCGAGAAAAAACGCATCCTGGCTTGA
- a CDS encoding NUDIX hydrolase, with translation MNDVICTVDTVLLTLADDGLAVALLKREREPYKGVAALPGGYIHTDKDRHGFDAALRVLKTKTGIDVPYLEQLAAFSGAARDPRGWSVSLAYYALVPHAVIAAAGHPGVKLVGVDRLPTLPFDHATIVAAAVERLRSKSQYSSLPCFLVGELFTLPQLQRVYEALMGEPLNKVSFRRKMAELDVLEAAEGHMDASSPSRPAQLYRLRPQFRDRLGLLKRGL, from the coding sequence GTGAATGACGTCATCTGCACCGTCGACACCGTCCTGCTCACCCTTGCCGACGACGGCTTGGCGGTCGCCCTGCTCAAGCGCGAACGCGAGCCGTACAAAGGTGTGGCCGCCCTGCCCGGCGGCTACATCCACACCGATAAAGACCGCCACGGATTCGACGCCGCCCTGCGCGTGCTCAAGACCAAAACCGGCATCGACGTGCCCTATCTCGAACAGTTGGCCGCCTTCTCCGGCGCGGCGCGCGATCCGCGCGGCTGGTCGGTGTCGCTCGCCTATTACGCGCTGGTGCCGCACGCGGTCATCGCCGCGGCGGGCCATCCGGGCGTGAAGCTGGTCGGCGTCGACCGCCTGCCCACCCTGCCCTTCGATCACGCCACGATCGTGGCGGCGGCGGTCGAGCGGCTGCGCAGCAAGAGCCAGTATTCGTCGCTGCCATGCTTTCTGGTCGGCGAGCTGTTCACGCTGCCGCAGTTGCAGCGCGTGTATGAAGCGCTGATGGGCGAACCGCTGAACAAGGTGAGCTTTCGCCGCAAGATGGCCGAGCTGGACGTGCTGGAAGCGGCCGAAGGACACATGGATGCGTCGAGCCCCAGCCGCCCGGCGCAGTTGTACCGGCTGCGGCCGCAATTTCGCGACCGCCTCGGGCTGCTCAAGCGCGGCCTCTGA
- a CDS encoding GAF domain-containing protein: MHSDISSNTGDYSLLARQVSSILDGERDLTANASQFAALVYSTIPDLNWAGFYLLRPGKKEGAQELLVGPFQGKVACARIPLGRGVCGTSAQERRTIVVADVHAFEGHIACDSASNAEIVIPLLKDGQLYGVFDIDSPLLNRFSEEDRVGLEAMVQAFLDATDMH; this comes from the coding sequence ATGCACTCCGACATTTCCAGCAACACAGGTGACTATTCTCTTCTCGCGCGCCAAGTGAGCAGCATTCTTGACGGCGAGCGCGACCTGACCGCCAACGCGTCGCAATTCGCCGCCCTGGTGTACTCCACTATCCCGGACCTGAACTGGGCCGGTTTCTACCTGCTCCGTCCGGGCAAAAAGGAGGGCGCCCAAGAACTGCTGGTCGGCCCATTCCAGGGCAAGGTCGCGTGCGCGCGCATTCCCCTGGGCCGTGGCGTGTGCGGCACCTCCGCACAGGAGCGCCGCACCATCGTGGTCGCCGACGTGCACGCGTTCGAGGGCCACATCGCCTGCGACAGCGCCTCGAACGCCGAAATCGTCATCCCTCTGCTCAAGGACGGCCAGCTGTACGGCGTGTTCGACATCGACAGCCCGCTGCTGAACCGCTTCAGCGAAGAAGACCGCGTCGGCCTCGAAGCGATGGTCCAGGCCTTCCTCGACGCGACCGACATGCACTGA
- a CDS encoding glycosyl hydrolase yields the protein MTYQRTAGIRLLARLTALMAALTLPAQSHAADNDTCTVNQQTWPLCVNDNDGWGVERGNYCIARSFCTSMPPAATRSAPVDNNANAKTRAVFSYLRSVWGKQVIAGQADLTWKDSIDMAERVRADTGKSPALMGYDFMNYGLTANWVEGRRQTEEAIAFAGKGGLVTFAWHWRDPALLKTAQVNNANFYARESDASKNTNFMIPMAHGALDKSSPAYQQINDGIDMVAVELKKLSDAGVTVLWRPLHEASGYKGDGWFWWGRTRTDGVPQAYANILLWRHMFDRLVHRHGLHNLIWVWNGQDPAWYPGDDVVDIVSHDIYDGSDNKTYGSQLATYQQALNTPVERKPVALSENSFIPDPDKIAADKAWWLWFMVWNDGDGPAGVTSPNNFWTGEYYNTNAHKRKVYSHPNVITLDKLPRF from the coding sequence CTCAATCGCACGCGGCCGACAACGACACCTGCACCGTCAATCAGCAAACCTGGCCGCTATGCGTCAACGATAACGATGGCTGGGGCGTCGAACGCGGTAATTACTGCATCGCGCGCAGCTTTTGCACCAGCATGCCGCCGGCGGCCACCCGTAGCGCGCCGGTCGACAACAACGCGAACGCCAAAACGCGTGCGGTGTTCAGCTATCTGCGCAGCGTGTGGGGCAAGCAGGTCATCGCCGGCCAGGCCGACCTGACCTGGAAAGACTCGATCGACATGGCCGAACGGGTACGCGCCGATACCGGCAAGTCCCCTGCGCTGATGGGCTACGATTTCATGAATTATGGGCTGACGGCCAATTGGGTTGAAGGCCGGCGCCAGACCGAAGAAGCGATCGCCTTTGCCGGCAAAGGTGGCCTGGTCACCTTCGCGTGGCACTGGCGCGACCCGGCGTTGCTGAAAACGGCCCAGGTCAACAACGCCAACTTCTATGCGCGCGAGAGCGACGCCAGCAAAAACACCAATTTCATGATTCCCATGGCCCATGGGGCGCTCGACAAAAGCAGCCCGGCGTACCAGCAGATCAACGACGGCATCGATATGGTGGCGGTGGAGCTCAAAAAGCTGTCCGATGCGGGGGTGACCGTGCTGTGGCGGCCCTTGCATGAAGCGTCGGGCTACAAGGGCGATGGCTGGTTCTGGTGGGGCCGCACCCGTACCGACGGCGTGCCGCAGGCGTACGCGAACATCCTTCTGTGGCGCCACATGTTCGACCGCCTGGTGCACCGGCATGGCCTGCATAACCTGATCTGGGTGTGGAACGGGCAGGATCCGGCGTGGTATCCGGGCGACGACGTGGTCGACATCGTCAGCCACGATATTTACGACGGCAGCGACAACAAGACCTACGGCTCGCAGCTGGCGACCTACCAGCAGGCGTTGAACACGCCGGTGGAACGCAAACCGGTCGCCCTGAGCGAAAACAGCTTCATCCCCGATCCGGACAAGATCGCCGCGGACAAGGCCTGGTGGCTGTGGTTCATGGTGTGGAACGACGGCGACGGCCCGGCCGGCGTCACCAGTCCGAATAACTTCTGGACCGGCGAGTATTACAACACCAATGCGCACAAGCGCAAGGTGTACAGCCATCCGAACGTGATCACGCTGGACAAGCTGCCGCGTTTTTGA